Proteins encoded by one window of Halobacteriovoraceae bacterium:
- the smc gene encoding chromosome segregation protein SMC codes for MRLKRLVVQGFKSFKDRTTIHFDDGITGIVGPNGCGKSNIVDALFWVMGEQSAKHLRGNSMKDLIFAGSSKYKPATWAEATLVLGNDEGKHIHIGSKVSNPSEIQLTRKLYRNGETEYRINGTPCRLKDIQEVFMDTGAGAKSYSIIAQGEINRLVQAKPQERRTMIEEVAGITKFKIRKRDSLKKIEQAEQNLNRLRDLQTEIEKNLRSLQKQAEKAEKAKSLKEKIKRNDLIVYSHNEFDLLKDIKSGKEILTERQNEIENWTAQKTTLETDLEEERIRKDELTEKIEGLQKEYNDLSKELAQSESRLNYLNQSCKEKEKQIEIRQKELDEVKLEVDDRREKRESLECERDDLEKQSRRELDFDTLEEELDEVKFELENKESQFQECEEKLLALKEELTKKEQDFYKNQNKKEELSANLEDINKELEALEKQYSGVSTDMANERSQLLESEKNLLAIEELVSEMKSSVENLTSDYSKMDLKVKEQNKEIIGIESKLESLMAINDSLEEASEGTSEFLKLAGLKEHNVLGALIKCDELYSKNIQSIFGRLLNNIVTKKGEFSAVFSWAIENTEKAIEVLDIFNGAEVSQEGKERLKLALDCEELIEIKDIVEIDDEFKSILLPLFEGHFIVDKDIDVLQNLNSDLNFRSISTLNGKGLIFKGNDQQVISLNAKDSGQGVIARNNKIKLLGIELENKKESFAENEKILQSIETNLSTDRIKLEELREQGIQKRSDFMSKKAAFEAKTANLDTGNARIEILKNRKTQISEQRFNLLEYEDIEKKDLESLIKRLDGDKEYFEDLKDELGNIRITYNEKKQYFLEKQVEFKSFDDRIKSFQSQIEDVEKQIERGEQREKTNMELIERLAQEIEDLSIEAESLEENNQKKVEDLQDQQEVLSLQKDQLADLLSGMMDRENLVKELTKSLSKAEKQIVEYEIQLGQFLTNEEQNARNIFEKYHINIRRVIGMHLEYIEKDYLNLNDIENVFYSENEEGQRFEIPTEAYEFHRRYGQDLKECKEKLKKYKNEYSQIGEINWQAVEDYERQKLRFNFLRDQEIELKKSLEDLQIAISHIDEKSKKRFKLAFEEVNERFTKVFPIIFGGGNASLKLVGDINDPECGVDVVAQPPGKKMQNINLMSGGEKAMTAVSLIFSIFLVKPSPFCLLDEVDAPLDDANVGRFNELLREMSSDSQFILITHNKKTMELNDVLYGVTMQEAGVSKAVSVQLH; via the coding sequence ATGAGACTTAAAAGACTCGTCGTACAAGGTTTTAAATCATTTAAAGATCGCACAACTATTCATTTTGATGATGGTATTACTGGGATTGTTGGGCCAAATGGATGTGGTAAATCAAATATTGTTGACGCACTTTTCTGGGTTATGGGTGAGCAGTCAGCAAAACATCTGCGTGGAAATTCAATGAAGGATCTTATTTTTGCAGGTTCTTCAAAATACAAACCTGCAACTTGGGCCGAGGCCACTTTAGTTTTAGGAAACGATGAAGGTAAGCATATTCATATTGGGAGTAAGGTTTCAAATCCTAGTGAGATTCAGTTAACTAGAAAGCTTTATAGGAATGGGGAAACAGAGTATAGAATTAATGGTACACCTTGTCGTCTAAAGGATATCCAAGAAGTATTTATGGATACTGGAGCGGGTGCTAAGTCGTACTCGATTATAGCCCAGGGTGAAATTAACCGTCTTGTTCAGGCCAAGCCTCAAGAGCGTAGAACCATGATTGAAGAAGTTGCTGGTATTACGAAATTTAAGATAAGAAAGCGAGATTCGCTTAAAAAAATTGAGCAAGCAGAACAAAATCTAAATAGACTTAGAGATCTTCAGACTGAAATTGAAAAAAACCTACGTTCACTTCAAAAGCAGGCCGAAAAAGCAGAAAAAGCAAAATCGTTGAAGGAAAAAATTAAAAGAAATGATTTGATTGTGTATTCACATAATGAATTTGATCTTTTGAAAGATATTAAAAGTGGTAAGGAGATTCTTACTGAACGACAAAATGAAATTGAAAATTGGACGGCACAAAAAACGACACTTGAAACAGACTTAGAGGAAGAAAGAATTCGCAAGGATGAGTTAACAGAAAAAATAGAGGGTCTACAAAAAGAATACAATGATTTATCAAAAGAGCTTGCTCAGTCGGAGTCTCGTTTAAATTATCTAAATCAGTCATGTAAAGAAAAAGAGAAACAGATCGAAATTCGTCAAAAAGAATTAGATGAAGTGAAATTAGAAGTAGATGATAGAAGGGAAAAAAGAGAATCTCTTGAATGTGAAAGGGATGATTTAGAAAAACAAAGTCGTAGGGAACTTGATTTTGATACTCTAGAAGAAGAATTAGATGAAGTAAAATTTGAGTTAGAAAACAAAGAATCACAATTTCAGGAGTGTGAAGAAAAGCTTCTAGCTTTAAAGGAAGAACTTACAAAAAAAGAACAAGATTTTTATAAAAATCAAAATAAGAAAGAGGAATTATCAGCAAATCTGGAAGATATTAATAAAGAATTAGAAGCTTTGGAAAAGCAATATTCTGGAGTATCAACAGATATGGCCAATGAACGTTCGCAATTACTTGAGTCAGAAAAAAATCTTTTGGCGATAGAAGAGCTAGTTTCAGAGATGAAGTCTTCAGTTGAAAATTTAACTTCTGATTATTCAAAAATGGATTTGAAAGTAAAAGAGCAGAATAAGGAAATTATTGGGATAGAATCAAAATTAGAATCATTGATGGCCATTAATGATTCATTAGAAGAAGCAAGTGAAGGTACGAGTGAATTTTTGAAGTTAGCTGGTTTAAAAGAGCATAATGTTTTAGGAGCGTTAATTAAGTGTGATGAGTTATATTCTAAGAATATTCAATCAATATTTGGAAGACTTTTAAATAATATTGTTACTAAAAAGGGTGAATTTTCTGCTGTATTTTCGTGGGCCATTGAGAACACAGAAAAGGCAATAGAAGTCTTGGATATATTTAATGGAGCAGAAGTTTCACAAGAGGGGAAGGAACGTTTAAAGTTGGCCCTTGATTGTGAAGAATTGATTGAAATTAAAGATATTGTTGAGATCGATGATGAATTTAAATCGATACTCCTTCCTTTATTCGAGGGGCATTTTATCGTAGACAAGGATATAGATGTTCTTCAAAATTTGAATTCAGATTTGAATTTTAGATCAATTAGTACATTAAATGGCAAAGGTCTTATTTTTAAAGGGAATGATCAGCAGGTGATTTCTCTTAATGCAAAAGATAGTGGCCAAGGTGTTATTGCAAGAAACAACAAAATTAAACTATTAGGCATAGAACTTGAAAACAAGAAGGAGAGCTTTGCTGAAAATGAGAAAATTCTTCAATCGATTGAGACAAATTTATCTACAGATAGAATTAAACTTGAAGAGTTAAGAGAGCAGGGCATTCAAAAGAGAAGTGATTTTATGTCTAAAAAAGCTGCTTTTGAAGCGAAAACTGCAAACCTAGATACAGGTAACGCAAGAATAGAGATACTGAAAAATCGTAAAACACAAATTTCCGAACAGCGATTTAATCTCCTAGAGTATGAAGATATTGAGAAAAAAGATTTAGAATCGTTGATTAAACGATTAGATGGAGATAAAGAATATTTTGAAGATCTTAAGGATGAATTAGGCAATATACGAATTACATATAATGAAAAAAAGCAGTATTTTTTAGAAAAACAAGTTGAGTTTAAATCATTTGACGATAGGATTAAATCTTTCCAATCCCAGATTGAAGATGTTGAGAAACAAATTGAAAGAGGTGAGCAAAGAGAAAAAACAAATATGGAACTCATTGAAAGACTAGCTCAAGAAATTGAAGATCTTTCTATTGAGGCTGAAAGTTTAGAAGAAAATAATCAAAAGAAAGTTGAAGATCTTCAAGACCAGCAAGAAGTTCTTTCATTGCAGAAGGATCAGTTGGCAGATCTCTTGTCGGGTATGATGGATAGAGAAAACCTCGTTAAAGAGTTGACCAAAAGTCTTTCAAAAGCTGAAAAACAAATTGTTGAATATGAAATTCAATTAGGACAGTTCCTTACAAACGAAGAGCAAAATGCCAGAAATATTTTTGAAAAATATCATATAAATATCAGACGTGTCATAGGCATGCACCTTGAGTACATAGAAAAAGACTATCTCAACTTAAATGACATTGAGAATGTTTTCTATTCTGAAAATGAAGAAGGGCAAAGATTTGAAATTCCCACCGAAGCTTATGAATTTCACAGACGTTATGGTCAAGATCTTAAAGAATGTAAAGAGAAACTAAAAAAATACAAAAATGAATATTCTCAAATCGGTGAAATTAACTGGCAAGCAGTTGAAGATTACGAGAGACAAAAATTAAGATTTAACTTTCTTAGAGATCAAGAAATTGAACTTAAAAAGTCTCTTGAAGATCTACAAATCGCTATTTCACATATTGATGAAAAATCTAAAAAACGTTTTAAACTGGCCTTTGAAGAAGTTAATGAACGTTTTACAAAAGTTTTTCCTATTATTTTTGGAGGAGGTAATGCTTCTCTTAAACTAGTAGGTGATATAAATGATCCTGAATGTGGAGTTGACGTAGTTGCTCAACCACCTGGTAAGAAAATGCAAAATATTAACCTCATGTCTGGTGGAGAAAAAGCAATGACGGCCGTAAGTCTCATCTTTTCGATCTTCTTGGTTAAACCTTCACCTTTTTGCTTGCTTGATGAGGTTGATGCTCCGCTGGATGATGCCAACGTTGGTAGATTTAATGAACTATTAAGAGAGATGAGCTCAGACTCTCAATTTATTTTAATCACTCACAATAAAAAAACGATGGAACTCAATGATGTTCTCTATGGAGTCACTATGCAAGAGGCCGGAGTGTCGAAGGCCGTGAGTGTTCAGTTGCATTAA
- a CDS encoding outer-membrane lipoprotein carrier protein LolA codes for MIKLLLISFLPFSSLYASFMPKSFSAQFEQKIISVRTKKVKTSKGNIDYKYPSHIRFNTKQPDEITFVSNPDKTYFYTAPFIEDEPGELNIKKSKDEPISKFFDVLQTGLVSNQIYKVLKNDKNPLNIKLNFNKEFQDQVGIKSAIIDFKGKISFSTIESIKIQYLKQDDVTLVLKEVSLNPKFKADQFVFRPPKNTKITGQ; via the coding sequence ATGATCAAGCTTTTACTTATTTCATTTTTACCATTTTCTTCACTCTATGCCTCCTTCATGCCGAAAAGTTTTTCTGCTCAATTTGAACAGAAAATAATTTCAGTAAGAACTAAAAAGGTAAAAACAAGTAAAGGCAATATTGACTATAAATATCCTTCCCATATCCGTTTTAATACAAAACAACCTGACGAGATAACTTTCGTCTCAAACCCGGATAAAACCTACTTTTATACAGCTCCTTTTATTGAAGATGAACCAGGTGAACTTAATATAAAAAAATCCAAGGATGAACCTATTTCAAAGTTTTTTGACGTTCTACAAACGGGACTTGTTTCGAATCAAATCTATAAAGTTCTAAAAAATGACAAAAATCCCTTAAATATTAAACTTAATTTTAATAAAGAATTTCAAGATCAGGTAGGGATTAAATCGGCCATTATAGATTTCAAAGGGAAAATTTCATTTTCGACGATAGAATCAATAAAAATTCAGTATCTTAAACAAGACGATGTTACTCTCGTGCTTAAAGAAGTATCTTTAAATCCAAAATTTAAAGCAGACCAATTTGTTTTTAGGCCTCCTAAAAATACCAAAATTACGGGACAATAA